A single genomic interval of Drosophila virilis strain 15010-1051.87 chromosome 2, Dvir_AGI_RSII-ME, whole genome shotgun sequence harbors:
- the Efa6 gene encoding PH and SEC7 domain-containing protein isoform X10, with translation MTEELKVVLRRSRSEQHSGFGFSLLGTTGPPHVIYDIVENSPAADCGAVEAGDVILKVNGIDVHRHTTKEVLKCLRLSENLVTLELKRDPKLKARIKEQLANTQSPHYVDIESPVNIYDYSSSPNAASPKHQRQHQKGGTTPTNAGSPALRYKSPTHLPSLRQNSPTTTAITSIAAASTTTSIYTHSRNSSASSTKIQMVESTTITTSISNSNIATSPTAAVSGATSPTFRPSRIPQALKAAAQKPVPQVQSPQHKRPRPSQIPTKAANGNGLQPLQHSNSYSGSPAVSRQRHTEREPEPEPNSAPPQPAKAPRFEAYMMTGDLILNLSRTPQSSNLLTAQAKKVDSLRDFPKRNLANARANGALAPRASGESSPTSSSSVDSPTNTASSDSNKREARLHRGQQQQQQQQQQQQQERDSINNSYNRRDSLTNDTLLMCEELERDEDATTDYGDNKRQQQRQQQQQQQQRYRQQQQQQQQQQQQRYEYYQNEDELEADQDEREEDQTHYDITNIETYQSGLGRGDEDDSDRQCLVDEDDDDDYDEEDNDAGDEEYSTNSLGSGSGSTKQRMRMLKQRSVMRQQQQQRNRDAVDCAARVTAGYSASTSNSSGTVKSEAVLGLGQDETSFSVPTSPISLSTPLIDKETASSVPTSPEPSSLAAESSNAAAGVGAVVVRRHNGHVVRKCDAAGFRTSKSEDHLQQVQREGIAAVIPIDIDEDVNSSLNTLLDTRHDSEDSQASNRDRIVWTYNAPLQPHQLQQLQQQQQQQQQQQQQQQQQQYYGQQSHSNSHSSSISSSPQHSAAGSPASPTSVSSSVMSSSGSKSAQQQLQQNQLQQQQQREQPSVFVPGGMVLSDPSDSDSTILVSDAAAQQRQQQQQLKQQLRAQQQQRERERDPSEHKLVIQVRGMDNSNTSSATRSEEDGNTLTEEPLTAIGARDGSPPVSDDGSDVESLHSYHYSPKAVDMPSAIRLAKRLYSLDGFKKSDVSRHLSKNNDFSRAVADEYLKHFNFEKKSLDLALREFLQQFSLSGETQERERVLVHFSKRFLDCNPGTFNSQDAVHTLTCAIMLLNTDLHGQNMNRKMSCAEFVDNLADLNDGENFPKDVLKYLYQAIKTKPLEWALDEETGEQQQQQRANNSTALTGVSQNPFLDAPESATAVEYKKGYVMRKCCYDTSFKKTPFGKRSWKMFFITLRDLVLYLHKDEHGFRKSQMSDNLHNAIRIHHALATMANDYTKKQHVFRLQTADQAEYLFQTSDSKELHSWVETINYVCAAFSAPPLEGGVGSQKRFQRPLLPSAQTKLLMKEQLESHELQVTQLKHELKEHQKTPVPSKGLPLQNHKEKEAYLQYELRRYEAYVNILTAKLLTDQQPMELQCQQAAPPTLEEDADTFPVGTGSMPTTPQSINTQQQQQQQQPQPSTTSRKEKKKK, from the exons GTCGAAGCGGGCGACGTTATATTGAAGGTCAATGGCATCGACGTGCATCGTCACACCACAAAAGAAG TGCTTAAATGTTTGCGTCTATCGGAGAACTTAGTAACCTTGGAACTGAAACGAG ATCCCAAGCTCAAGGCGCGCATTAAAGAACAGTTGGCCAATACGCAGAGTCCGCATTACGTGGACATTGAATCTCCCGTCAATATCTACGATTACAGCAGCAGCCCGAACGCTGCCTCTCCCAAGCATCAGCGCCAGCATCAGAAGGGCGGAACTACGCCCACAAATGCTGGTTCGCCAGCGTTGCGTTATAAGTCGCCCACGCATTTGCCATCGTTGCGTCAGAATTCGCCAACTACAACAGCGATAACGTCAATTGCGGCAGCGTCCACTACAACCTCAATTTACACGCACAGCCGCAACTCTTCCGCCAGCTCGACCAAGATTCAAATGGTGGAATCCACCACAATTACGACGAGCATTAGCAACAGTAACATTGCCACATCACCCACTGCAGCTGTCAGCGGCGCTACCTCGCCCACATTTCGCCCTTCACGCATTCCACAGGCGCTCAAAGCCGCCGCCCAAAAGCCAGTGCCACAAGTGCAGTCGCCGCAGCATAAGCGACCACGCCCCTCCCAAATACCAACGAAAGCAGCTAACGGCAACGGCTTGCAGCCGCTACAGCACTCGAACAGTTACAGCGGGAGCCCAGCCGTTTCCCGGCAACGCCACACGGAACGCGAGCCAGAGCCGGAACCGAATTCGGCACCGCCGCAGCCGGCAAAGGCGCCACGCTTTGAGGCTTATATGATGACCGGTGATTTAATATTGAATCTATCAAGAACTCCCCAATCCAGCAATTTGCTAACGGCTCAAGCCAAGAAG GTGGACAGTCTGCGGGATTTTCCGAAACGCAATCTGGCGAATGCACGTGCCAATGGCGCCTTAGCACCGCGTGCCTCCGGCGAGTCATCGCCGACATCTTCTTCATCGGTTGATTCGCCAACTAATACGGCTAGTTCGGATTCCAATAAACGTGAGGCAAGGCTTCACcgtggccagcagcaacaacagcagcagcagcagcagcagcaacaggaacgcgacagcatcaacaacagctacaatcGTCGGGATTCGCTGACCAACGACACTTTGTTAATGTGCGAAGAGCTGGAGCGCGATGAGGATGCCACTACGGACTATGGGGACAATAAACGCCAGCAGCAacgtcaacagcaacagcaacaacaacagcgctatcgacagcagcagcagcagcagcaacaacaacaacaacagcgctaTGAGTACTACCAAAACGAAGATGAGCTGGAGGCAGATCAGGATGAACGCGAAGAAGATCAAACACATTACGACATCACAAACATCGAAACGTACCAGAGTGGTTTGGGTCGCGGTGACGAGGACGACAGCGATCGCCAGTGTTTGGTTGATGaagacgatgatgatgactaTGATGAGGAGGACAACGATGCCGGCGATGAGGAATACTCTACAAATTCATTAGGCTCCGGTTCCGGTTCAACCAAGCAGCGTATGCGTATGCTTAAGCAGCGTAGCGTTatgcggcaacaacagcaacagcgaaaTCGCGATGCCGTTGATTGTGCTGCACGTGTGACCGCTGGCTATTCGGCGTCCACATCCAACTCATCTGGCACGGTTAAAAGCGAGGCGGTTCTGGGCCTGGGTCAGGATGAGACCTCCTTCTCAGTGCCAACGTCACCAATTTCGCTGTCGACGCCTCTAATTGATAAGGAGACGGCCAGCTCGGTGCCCACCAGCCCGGAGCCCAGCTCACTGGCGGCCGAGTCGAGTAATGCGGCCGCTGGCGTTGGGGCCGTTGTGGTGCGTCGCCACAATGGTCACGTGGTGCGCAAGTGTGACGCTGCAGGCTTTCGCACCAGCAAGTCTGAGGATCATCTGCAGCAGGTACAGCGCGAGGGCATTGCGGCTGTGATACCCATTGATATTGATGAGGATGTGAATAGCTCATTGAACACGCTGCTGGATACGCGTCACGATTCAGAAGATTCCCAG GCATCGAATCGTGATCGCATCGTTTGGACTTACAATGCGCCACTGCAGCCGCATCagttgcagcagttgcagcagcagcaacaacaacagcagcaacagcagcaacagcaacagcagcagcaatactACGGTCAGCAATCGCATTCAAATTCACATTCAAGCTCCATTAGCTCGTCGCCACAGCATTCGGCAGCCGGCAGTCCGGCCTCGCCCACGTCGGTGTCCTCGTCCGTTATGTCCTCGTCAGGCTCGAAAagcgcacagcagcagcttcagcaaaatcagctacagcaacagcagcaaagggAACAGCCATCTGTTTTTGTGCCGG GCGGCATGGTACTTAGCGATCCCAGCGACTCTGACTCCACCATACTCGTGTCGGATGCGGCAGCCCAGCagcgccaacaacagcagcagctgaagcaaCAGTTGCGcgcccagcaacagcagcgggaaCGTGAACGAGATCCGTCCGAGCACAAGCTGGTCATTCAGGTGCGCGGCATGGATAatagcaacaccagcagcgcAACACGATCTGAAGAGGATGGCAACACACTAACAGAGGAGCCGCTTACAGCGATTGGGGCGCGTGATGGATCGCCGCCCGTTTCGGATGATGGCAGCGATGTTGAGTCATTGCACTCGTATCACTACTCGCCCAAAGCCGTGGACATGCCCTCGGCCATACGCCTGGCCAAAAGACTGTACTCTCTCGATGGTTTCAAGAAGAGCGATGTGTCGCGGCATCTAAGCAAAAA CAACGACTTTAGCCGCGCTGTAGCTGATGAGTATTTgaagcattttaattttgaaaagaaaTCCTTGGATCTGGCGCTGCGTGAATTTTTGCAGCAATTCTCGCTATCTGGCGAGACACAGGAGCGCGAACGCGTGCTGGTACATTTCTCGAAACGTTTCCTGGACTGCAATCCCGGCACATTTAACTCACAGGATGCTGTGCACACTCTAACATGCGCCATTATGCTGCTCAACACAGATCTGCATGGTCAAAACATGAATCGCAAGATGAGCTGTGCCGAATTCGTTGACAATTTGGCCGATCTCAACGATGGCGAAAACTTTCCGAAGGATGTGCTCAAGTATTTGTATCAGGCCATCAAAACCAAGCCACTGGAATGGGCTCT CGATGAAGAGACcggggagcagcagcaacagcagcgcgcCAACAACAGTACCGCACTGACTGGCGTTAGTCAGAATCCTTTCCTGGACGCACCTGAATCGGCCACGGCGGTGGAGTACAAAAAGGGCTATGTGATGCGCAAGTGCTGCTACGATACTAGTTTCAAGAAGA CACCGTTTGGAAAACGCTcttggaaaatgttttttataacgCTGCGCGATCTTGTTTTATATCTGCACAAGGACGAGCACGGCTTTCGCAAAAGTCAA ATGTCCGACAATTTGCATAATGCAATACGCATACATCACGCACTGGCCACCATGGCCAACGACTACACTAAGAAGCAACATGTGTTCCGGCTGCAAACAGCCGATCAGGCCGAGTATCTGTTTCAGACCAGCGACTCCAAGGAGCTGCACTCCTGGGTAGAGACCATCAACTATGTGTGCGCAGCGTTTTCGGCGCCGCCTCTAGAAGGCGGTGTGGGTAGTCAAAAGCGTTTCCAGCGTCCGCTGTTGCCCAGTGCACAAACTAAACTGTTGATG AAGGAGCAGCTTGAATCGCATGAGTTACAAGTTACTCAACTAAAGCATGAACTGAAGGAGCATCAAAAGACGCCCGTGCCCAGCAAAGGTTTGCCGCTGCAGAATCACAAGGAGAAGGAGGCGTACTTGCAATATGAG CTCCGTCGCTACGAGGCTTATGTAAACATTTTAACCGCCAAACTGCTCACCGATCAGCAGCCAATGGAGCTGCAATGTCAGCAGGCAGCCCCGCCAACACTTGAGGAGGACGCGGACACATTCCCTGTGGGCACAGGCAGCATGCCCACAACGCCGCAAAGTATTAATactcaacaacagcagcagcagcagcagccacagccgtCAACCACTAGCAG aaaagagaagaaaaagaaataa
- the Efa6 gene encoding PH and SEC7 domain-containing protein isoform X9 gives MVDSLRDFPKRNLANARANGALAPRASGESSPTSSSSVDSPTNTASSDSNKREARLHRGQQQQQQQQQQQQQERDSINNSYNRRDSLTNDTLLMCEELERDEDATTDYGDNKRQQQRQQQQQQQQRYRQQQQQQQQQQQQRYEYYQNEDELEADQDEREEDQTHYDITNIETYQSGLGRGDEDDSDRQCLVDEDDDDDYDEEDNDAGDEEYSTNSLGSGSGSTKQRMRMLKQRSVMRQQQQQRNRDAVDCAARVTAGYSASTSNSSGTVKSEAVLGLGQDETSFSVPTSPISLSTPLIDKETASSVPTSPEPSSLAAESSNAAAGVGAVVVRRHNGHVVRKCDAAGFRTSKSEDHLQQVQREGIAAVIPIDIDEDVNSSLNTLLDTRHDSEDSQSTTTSTTTASTIKNNSSALNNNESEPCNNNNNNNENNELSPATATATTTTTTATTSGGCSNKLNYILRKKASNRDRIVWTYNAPLQPHQLQQLQQQQQQQQQQQQQQQQQQYYGQQSHSNSHSSSISSSPQHSAAGSPASPTSVSSSVMSSSGSKSAQQQLQQNQLQQQQQREQPSVFVPGLLGCPNGGGANGANGGGGFGNDQSVSEAISNISSPDYQDDDNLLSSRDILGGMVLSDPSDSDSTILVSDAAAQQRQQQQQLKQQLRAQQQQRERERDPSEHKLVIQVRGMDNSNTSSATRSEEDGNTLTEEPLTAIGARDGSPPVSDDGSDVESLHSYHYSPKAVDMPSAIRLAKRLYSLDGFKKSDVSRHLSKNNDFSRAVADEYLKHFNFEKKSLDLALREFLQQFSLSGETQERERVLVHFSKRFLDCNPGTFNSQDAVHTLTCAIMLLNTDLHGQNMNRKMSCAEFVDNLADLNDGENFPKDVLKYLYQAIKTKPLEWALDEETGEQQQQQRANNSTALTGVSQNPFLDAPESATAVEYKKGYVMRKCCYDTSFKKTPFGKRSWKMFFITLRDLVLYLHKDEHGFRKSQMSDNLHNAIRIHHALATMANDYTKKQHVFRLQTADQAEYLFQTSDSKELHSWVETINYVCAAFSAPPLEGGVGSQKRFQRPLLPSAQTKLLMKEQLESHELQVTQLKHELKEHQKTPVPSKGLPLQNHKEKEAYLQYELRRYEAYVNILTAKLLTDQQPMELQCQQAAPPTLEEDADTFPVGTGSMPTTPQSINTQQQQQQQQPQPSTTSSIYPVLLRYFSYQASKMAKTKKKNS, from the exons ATG GTGGACAGTCTGCGGGATTTTCCGAAACGCAATCTGGCGAATGCACGTGCCAATGGCGCCTTAGCACCGCGTGCCTCCGGCGAGTCATCGCCGACATCTTCTTCATCGGTTGATTCGCCAACTAATACGGCTAGTTCGGATTCCAATAAACGTGAGGCAAGGCTTCACcgtggccagcagcaacaacagcagcagcagcagcagcagcaacaggaacgcgacagcatcaacaacagctacaatcGTCGGGATTCGCTGACCAACGACACTTTGTTAATGTGCGAAGAGCTGGAGCGCGATGAGGATGCCACTACGGACTATGGGGACAATAAACGCCAGCAGCAacgtcaacagcaacagcaacaacaacagcgctatcgacagcagcagcagcagcagcaacaacaacaacaacagcgctaTGAGTACTACCAAAACGAAGATGAGCTGGAGGCAGATCAGGATGAACGCGAAGAAGATCAAACACATTACGACATCACAAACATCGAAACGTACCAGAGTGGTTTGGGTCGCGGTGACGAGGACGACAGCGATCGCCAGTGTTTGGTTGATGaagacgatgatgatgactaTGATGAGGAGGACAACGATGCCGGCGATGAGGAATACTCTACAAATTCATTAGGCTCCGGTTCCGGTTCAACCAAGCAGCGTATGCGTATGCTTAAGCAGCGTAGCGTTatgcggcaacaacagcaacagcgaaaTCGCGATGCCGTTGATTGTGCTGCACGTGTGACCGCTGGCTATTCGGCGTCCACATCCAACTCATCTGGCACGGTTAAAAGCGAGGCGGTTCTGGGCCTGGGTCAGGATGAGACCTCCTTCTCAGTGCCAACGTCACCAATTTCGCTGTCGACGCCTCTAATTGATAAGGAGACGGCCAGCTCGGTGCCCACCAGCCCGGAGCCCAGCTCACTGGCGGCCGAGTCGAGTAATGCGGCCGCTGGCGTTGGGGCCGTTGTGGTGCGTCGCCACAATGGTCACGTGGTGCGCAAGTGTGACGCTGCAGGCTTTCGCACCAGCAAGTCTGAGGATCATCTGCAGCAGGTACAGCGCGAGGGCATTGCGGCTGTGATACCCATTGATATTGATGAGGATGTGAATAGCTCATTGAACACGCTGCTGGATACGCGTCACGATTCAGAAGATTCCCAG tcaacaacaacatcaacgacAACTGCATCAACGATTAAGAACAACTCATCGGCGCTGAACAACAACGAAAGTGAGccgtgcaacaacaataacaataacaatgagaACAACGAATTGTcaccagcaacggcaacagcaacaacaacaacaacaacagctacaacaagcggcggctgcagcaacaaattaaacTATATTTTACGCAAAAAG GCATCGAATCGTGATCGCATCGTTTGGACTTACAATGCGCCACTGCAGCCGCATCagttgcagcagttgcagcagcagcaacaacaacagcagcaacagcagcaacagcaacagcagcagcaatactACGGTCAGCAATCGCATTCAAATTCACATTCAAGCTCCATTAGCTCGTCGCCACAGCATTCGGCAGCCGGCAGTCCGGCCTCGCCCACGTCGGTGTCCTCGTCCGTTATGTCCTCGTCAGGCTCGAAAagcgcacagcagcagcttcagcaaaatcagctacagcaacagcagcaaagggAACAGCCATCTGTTTTTGTGCCGGGTCTGTTGGGCTGCCCAAATGGTGGTGGTGCTAATGGTGCTAATGGTGGTGGTGGTTTTGGCAACGATCAGAGCGTCTCAGAGGCCATATCAAATATCTCTAGTCCCGACTATCAAGACGACGATAACTTATTGAGTTCTCGCGATATTTTAGGCGGCATGGTACTTAGCGATCCCAGCGACTCTGACTCCACCATACTCGTGTCGGATGCGGCAGCCCAGCagcgccaacaacagcagcagctgaagcaaCAGTTGCGcgcccagcaacagcagcgggaaCGTGAACGAGATCCGTCCGAGCACAAGCTGGTCATTCAGGTGCGCGGCATGGATAatagcaacaccagcagcgcAACACGATCTGAAGAGGATGGCAACACACTAACAGAGGAGCCGCTTACAGCGATTGGGGCGCGTGATGGATCGCCGCCCGTTTCGGATGATGGCAGCGATGTTGAGTCATTGCACTCGTATCACTACTCGCCCAAAGCCGTGGACATGCCCTCGGCCATACGCCTGGCCAAAAGACTGTACTCTCTCGATGGTTTCAAGAAGAGCGATGTGTCGCGGCATCTAAGCAAAAA CAACGACTTTAGCCGCGCTGTAGCTGATGAGTATTTgaagcattttaattttgaaaagaaaTCCTTGGATCTGGCGCTGCGTGAATTTTTGCAGCAATTCTCGCTATCTGGCGAGACACAGGAGCGCGAACGCGTGCTGGTACATTTCTCGAAACGTTTCCTGGACTGCAATCCCGGCACATTTAACTCACAGGATGCTGTGCACACTCTAACATGCGCCATTATGCTGCTCAACACAGATCTGCATGGTCAAAACATGAATCGCAAGATGAGCTGTGCCGAATTCGTTGACAATTTGGCCGATCTCAACGATGGCGAAAACTTTCCGAAGGATGTGCTCAAGTATTTGTATCAGGCCATCAAAACCAAGCCACTGGAATGGGCTCT CGATGAAGAGACcggggagcagcagcaacagcagcgcgcCAACAACAGTACCGCACTGACTGGCGTTAGTCAGAATCCTTTCCTGGACGCACCTGAATCGGCCACGGCGGTGGAGTACAAAAAGGGCTATGTGATGCGCAAGTGCTGCTACGATACTAGTTTCAAGAAGA CACCGTTTGGAAAACGCTcttggaaaatgttttttataacgCTGCGCGATCTTGTTTTATATCTGCACAAGGACGAGCACGGCTTTCGCAAAAGTCAA ATGTCCGACAATTTGCATAATGCAATACGCATACATCACGCACTGGCCACCATGGCCAACGACTACACTAAGAAGCAACATGTGTTCCGGCTGCAAACAGCCGATCAGGCCGAGTATCTGTTTCAGACCAGCGACTCCAAGGAGCTGCACTCCTGGGTAGAGACCATCAACTATGTGTGCGCAGCGTTTTCGGCGCCGCCTCTAGAAGGCGGTGTGGGTAGTCAAAAGCGTTTCCAGCGTCCGCTGTTGCCCAGTGCACAAACTAAACTGTTGATG AAGGAGCAGCTTGAATCGCATGAGTTACAAGTTACTCAACTAAAGCATGAACTGAAGGAGCATCAAAAGACGCCCGTGCCCAGCAAAGGTTTGCCGCTGCAGAATCACAAGGAGAAGGAGGCGTACTTGCAATATGAG CTCCGTCGCTACGAGGCTTATGTAAACATTTTAACCGCCAAACTGCTCACCGATCAGCAGCCAATGGAGCTGCAATGTCAGCAGGCAGCCCCGCCAACACTTGAGGAGGACGCGGACACATTCCCTGTGGGCACAGGCAGCATGCCCACAACGCCGCAAAGTATTAATactcaacaacagcagcagcagcagcagccacagccgtCAACCACTAGCAG CATATACCCTGTTCTGTTGCGTTATTTTTCATATCAAGCaagcaaaatggcaaaaaccaaaaagaagaattcttaa